In the genome of Triticum urartu cultivar G1812 chromosome 5, Tu2.1, whole genome shotgun sequence, one region contains:
- the LOC125507718 gene encoding cytochrome P450 72A397-like: MAIGAVLSQQWSLLLSLAALVALWWAWRVLELAWVTPRRLGRALRAQGLGGRAYRFPFGDLQEFSRLVAVARSEPMLPPSHDITARVAPLYHSVIKEHGKISVTWFGPTPRVIVNDPKLVREILANKSGHFRKRKFSNGIVRRLANGLVSHDGEKWAAHRKIINPAFHLEKLKKMMPAFVACCNELVARWEDHVGSDEAKEIDVWPEFQNLTGDVISRAAFGSSFSEGRRIFQIQSEQAQNVVKMLNTLYLPGFKFLPMQLNRRVKANACEVESLLKGIIGKREMAMREGSASNDDLLGVLMECNAAETKEAKEAGSTKPIMTMDDIIGELKLFYFAGMDTTAVLLTWTLVALSMHPEWQDRAREEVLRVFGDKDQPDLDGINQLKVVAMVLHEVLRLYPPVIQFDRQTYTEVELGGVRYPPGVILSLPIVFLHHDPDVWGEDADEFRPERFAEGVSKASGSSSSPAFFPFGWGPRVCVGQNFALIEAKMALSRILQRFQFGLSPSYRHAPFPVSTLQPDHGAPIMLKKL; the protein is encoded by the exons ATGGCGATCGGAGCTGTGCTGTCGCAACAATGGAGCTTGTTGCTCTCGCTTGCGGCGCTCGTGGCTCTGTGGTGGGCCTGGAGGGTGCTGGAGCTGGCCTGGGTCACCCCGCGGAGGCTGGGCCGAGCGCTCCGGGCTCAGGGCCTCGGCGGCAGGGCGTACCGCTTCCCGTTCGGCGATCTGCAGGAGTTTTCCCGGCTGGTCGCCGTGGCCCGGTCGGAGCCCATGCTGCCGCCGTCGCACGATATCACAGCGCGGGTGGCCCCTCTGTACCACAGCGTGATCAAGGAGCATG GGAAGATCTCCGTGACCTGGTTCGGCCCGACGCCGAGGGTGATCGTGAACGATCCTAAACTGGTGCGGGAGATACTAGCCAACAAGTCCGGGCACTTCCGGAAGCGCAAGTTCAGCAATGGCATCGTCAGGCGGCTGGCCAACGGGCTGGTGAGCCACGACGGCGAGAAATGGGCCGCTCACCGGAAGATCATCAACCCCGCATTTCATCTTGAGAAACTCAAG AAAATGATGCCCGCTTTCGTTGCCTGCTGCAATGAGCTGGTAGCTAGGTGGGAGGATCATGTGGGATCCGATGAGGCCAAGGAGATTGACGTGTGGCCGGAGTTCCAGAACCTCACCGGCGACGTGATCTCCCGTGCGGCGTTCGGCAGCAGCTTCAGCGAAGGGAGGAGGATTTTCCAGATACAGTCGGAGCAGGCCCAGAATGTGGTGAAGATGCTCAACACCCTATACCTCCCAGGTTTCAA GTTCTTACCAATGCAGCTCAACAGACGGGTGAAGGCGAACGCGTGCGAGGTCGAGTCGCTGCTCAAAGGCATAATCGGCAAGAGGGAGATGGCCATGAGAGAAGGCAGCGCCAGCAACGATGACCTGCTGGGCGTGCTGATGGAGTGCAACGCCGCGGAGACCAAGGAAGCCAAGGAAGCCGGGAGCACCAAGCCCATCATGACCATGGACGACATCATCGGGGAGCTCAAGCTCTTCTACTTCGCCGGAATggacaccaccgccgtgcttctCACCTGGACGCTGGTCGCGCTGAGCATGCACCCCGAGTGGCAGGACCGGGCGAGGGAGGAGGTCCTGCGCGTCTTCGGGGACAAGGACCAGCCGGACCTGGACGGCATAAACCAGCTCAAGGTGGTGGCCATGGTGCTGCACGAGGTGCTCAGGCTGTACCCGCCGGTGATCCAGTTCGACCGGCAGACGTACACGGAGGTGGAGCTGGGCGGCGTCAGGTACCCGCCGGGGGTGATCCTCTCGCTGCCCATCGTGTTCCTCCACCACGACCCGGACGTCTGGGGAGAGGACGCCGACGAGTTCAGGCCGGAGAGGTTCGCCGAGGGCGTCTCCAAGGCGTCCGGGAGCTCGTCGTCGCCGGCGTTCTTCCCGTTCGGGTGGGGCCCACGGGTCTGCGTCGGCCAGAACTTCGCGCTCATCGAGGCCAAGATGGCGCTGAGCAGGATACTGCAGCGCTTCCAGTTCGGGCTGTCGCCGTCCTACAGGCACGCCCCATTCCCGGTCTCCACCCTGCAGCCTGATCATGGCGCGCCCATCATGCTCAAGAAACTCTAG
- the LOC125507717 gene encoding protein DETOXIFICATION 41-like, producing MEGDGDTVTAPLLEFIDDRSAASEELLRREPVPFNVLSRLALWEAGNLWRISWASILITLFSFTLSLVTQMFVGHLGELELAGASITNIGIQGLAYGIMLGMSTAVQTVCGQAYGARRYRAMGVVCQRALLLQFVTAVAIAFFYWYSGPFLRLIGQAEDVAVAGQLYARGLVPPLLAFALFCPMQRFLQAQNIVNPVAYMVLAVLVFHILISWLAVFVLSFGLLGAALTLSFSWWVLVALTWAYIIWSPACKETWTGLSMLAFRGLWGYAKLAFASAVMLALEVWYVQGFVLLTGFLPNSEIALDSLSICINYWNWDFQIMLGLSYAASIRVGNELGAGHPKVARLSVLVVVTASIAFSILATIVVMALRYPLSTLYTSSTTVIEAVIALMPLLAISIFLNGIQPILSGVAVGSGWQVIVAYVNVGAYYIIGLPIGCVLGFKTSLGAAGIWWGLIIGVAVQTVALIVITARTNWESEVEKAIQRLRHTAADEGGMVVDGDV from the exons ATGGAGGGAGATGGCGACACTGTGACGGCACCGTTGCTGGAGTTCATCGATGACCGGTCAGCTGCCTCGGAGGAGCTGCTGCGCCGGGAGCCGGTGCCATTCAACGTGCTGTCGCGGCTGGCATTGTGGGAGGCCGGCAACCTGTGGCGCATCTCATGGGCGTCCATCCTCATCACGCTCTTCAGCTTCACTCTCAGCCTCGTCACACAGATGTTCGTTGGCCACCTTGGTGAGCTGGAGCTTGCCGGGGCCTCCATCACCAACATCGGCATCCAGGGCCTAGCCTATGGCATCATG CTCGGCATGTCGACTGCAGTGCAGACGGTGTGCGGCCAGGCCTACGGTGCGAGGAGGTACAGGGCGATGGGCGTTGTTTGCCAGAGAGCGCTCCTACTCCAGTTTGTGACGGCCGTCGCCATCGCTTTCTTCTACTGGTACTCTGGCCCATTCCTGCGGCTCATTGGGCAGGCTGAGGACGTGGCTGTGGCGGGGCAGCTGTATGCTCGTGGGCTGGTGCCGCCGCTGCTCGCGTTTGCACTCTTCTGCCCGATGCAGAGGTTCCTGCAGGCTCAGAACATCGTCAACCCCGTGGCGTACATGGTGCTTGCTGTGCTTGTCTTCCACATCCTCATCTCGTGGCTCGCTGTCTTCGTTCTCAGCTTTGGCCTTCTCGGCGCGGCTCTGACGCTGAGCTTCTCTTGGTGGGTGCTTGTGGCGTTGACATGGGCGTACATCATCTGGAGCCCGGCTTGTAAGGAGACGTGGACCGGGTTGTCCATGCTCGCTTTCAGAGGCCTCTGGGGATATGCCAAGCTCGCCTTTGCGTCGGCTGTTATGCTAGC ATTGGAGGTCTGGTACGTGCAAGGATTTGTGCTTCTGACTGGCTTCCTCCCCAACTCGGAGATTGCTCTTGATTCACTCTCTATCTG CATCAACTACTGGAACTGGGACTTCCAAATCATGCTTGGTTTAAGCTATGCGGCCAG TATCCGCGTCGGCAACGAGCTTGGCGCTGGCCATCCAAAGGTCGCGAGGTTGTCGGTCCTGGTGGTCGTCACGGCGAGCATCGCCTTCAGCATTCTCGCCACGATCGTCGTCATGGCCCTCAGGTACCCGCTGAGCACCCTCTACACGAGTAGCACGACGGTGATTGAGGCTGTCATTGCACTGATGCCATTGCTGGCCATCAGCATCTTCTTGAATGGGATCCAGCCAATCCTCTCAG GAGTGGCCGTCGGGAGCGGATGGCAAGTCATAGTTGCCTATGTCAATGTCGGGGCTTACTACATCATCGGTCTGCCAATCGGATGCGTTCTAGGGTTCAAAACAAGCCTGGGAGCAGCT GGGATCTGGTGGGGCTTGATCATAGGGGTCGCAGTGCAGACGGTGGCACTGATCGTCATCACGGCCAGGACCAACTGGGAGAGCGAG GTGGAGAAGGCGATCCAGCGGCTGCGGCACACCGCCGCAGACGAGGGTGGCATGGTGGTCGACGGCGACGTCTAA